Proteins encoded by one window of Streptomyces sp. NBC_01477:
- a CDS encoding TetR/AcrR family transcriptional regulator gives MFTEHVHSRSVKREATRLKVLASAERLFRGQGFGAATIRQIAADAEVSTGTVMSVGDKDALLVAIFDTWIAAVHHGRDDQQEQGSPTPLTPAAAVQEVMDLVAPFIDYFALDLELSREYAAVIVRGAHESEVFHALARTLIAELETLLARTPLTATEAGAGARTVYFAYLGILMTIGNGALDQPAAIAQFQELIRFVVRHEGNRP, from the coding sequence ATGTTCACTGAACACGTTCATTCACGGTCGGTGAAACGGGAGGCGACCCGGCTCAAGGTGCTGGCGTCGGCCGAACGGCTCTTCCGCGGGCAGGGGTTCGGCGCCGCCACGATCCGGCAGATCGCCGCCGACGCCGAGGTGAGCACCGGCACCGTCATGTCGGTCGGCGACAAGGACGCTCTGCTCGTCGCCATCTTCGACACCTGGATCGCCGCCGTGCACCACGGCCGGGACGACCAGCAGGAGCAGGGCAGCCCGACACCGCTGACCCCGGCCGCCGCGGTCCAGGAGGTCATGGACCTCGTCGCACCCTTCATCGACTACTTCGCCCTCGACTTGGAGCTGTCCAGGGAGTACGCCGCGGTCATCGTGCGCGGCGCCCACGAGTCAGAGGTCTTCCACGCCCTCGCCAGGACCTTGATCGCCGAACTCGAAACCCTGCTGGCCCGCACGCCGCTCACCGCCACCGAAGCGGGCGCCGGCGCGCGCACCGTCTACTTCGCCTATCTCGGCATCCTCATGACCATCGGCAACGGCGCGCTCGACCAGCCGGCCGCGATCGCCCAGTTCCAAGAACTGATCCGTTTCGTCGTCCGCCACGAAGGAAATCGACCATGA
- a CDS encoding DUF4232 domain-containing protein, whose product MRTDRRIAVTLAAAVLAGGAGAGVAQAGPAAGRGSDAPSACRPANHTATITEADNTAGHRHYRVTLTAPRGYEPCELAGSPTGLRFSHDGTDSGITAGRYGSQQTAVAFGPGRPVHFDIQVPSGGPGALADEAAFTLRAPDGEIPGTSYAEGALTVAAGTLVGPVRSGA is encoded by the coding sequence ATGCGTACCGACCGAAGAATTGCCGTCACCCTCGCCGCCGCTGTGCTGGCGGGCGGAGCCGGTGCGGGAGTCGCGCAGGCCGGCCCGGCGGCGGGCCGAGGGAGCGATGCTCCCTCGGCCTGCCGTCCGGCCAACCACACAGCGACGATCACCGAGGCGGACAACACCGCAGGCCACCGCCACTACCGCGTCACGTTGACGGCGCCGCGCGGGTACGAGCCGTGCGAGCTGGCCGGTTCGCCCACCGGCCTGCGGTTCTCGCACGACGGCACCGACAGCGGAATCACCGCCGGCCGCTACGGCAGCCAGCAGACCGCGGTGGCCTTCGGCCCGGGCCGCCCGGTGCACTTCGACATCCAGGTCCCCAGCGGCGGCCCCGGCGCCCTCGCGGACGAGGCCGCGTTCACACTCCGTGCCCCGGACGGGGAGATCCCCGGCACCTCCTACGCCGAGGGCGCGCTCACGGTGGCCGCCGGCACCCTCGTCGGCCCCGTCCGGAGCGGCGCCTGA
- a CDS encoding metal-dependent hydrolase family protein, translating into MAAPGTALSHAELAGLPSSLATFLAAPRMRHTLEAGVTTARDLGGADAGHRRAVESGLLVGPRLLVAVAMLSPTGGHGDFRAGNDNRPPDNAMGRLADGPAECRKAVRSVLRQGADCVKIAATGGVWSPTDQPDDDGFLEDEIRTITQIAAGHRGKKVAAHAQGRDGILNAVRGGVDSVEHGYEIDDQAIDLMLERGTFLVPTLTTANTDPDPGKAAPWAYAKKRHWQDIARRHIPRAIERGVRVAMGTDCGIAEHGTNLRELGYLVDCGMTPMDALRAGTSEAAELLGLTHEIGTLEPGKRADVVIARGNPLEDIGSLGDPGNILLVMKDGVAHKDVEGLAA; encoded by the coding sequence ATGGCCGCTCCCGGAACGGCGCTGAGCCACGCCGAGCTGGCCGGCCTGCCGTCCAGTCTGGCCACCTTCCTGGCCGCGCCCCGGATGAGGCACACCCTCGAAGCCGGTGTCACCACCGCGCGGGACCTCGGCGGCGCCGACGCCGGACACCGGCGGGCCGTCGAATCCGGGCTGCTGGTCGGACCCCGGCTGCTGGTCGCGGTCGCCATGCTCAGCCCGACCGGTGGACACGGGGACTTCCGGGCCGGCAACGACAACCGCCCCCCGGACAACGCCATGGGCCGGCTGGCCGACGGACCCGCCGAATGCCGCAAGGCCGTCCGGAGCGTGCTGCGCCAGGGCGCCGACTGCGTCAAGATCGCGGCGACCGGCGGTGTGTGGAGCCCCACCGACCAGCCCGACGACGACGGTTTCCTGGAGGACGAGATCCGCACGATCACGCAGATCGCCGCCGGGCACCGCGGAAAGAAGGTCGCCGCCCACGCCCAGGGCCGGGACGGGATCCTCAACGCCGTACGCGGCGGTGTCGACAGCGTCGAGCACGGCTACGAGATCGACGACCAGGCCATCGACCTGATGCTGGAACGCGGCACCTTCCTCGTCCCGACCCTCACCACCGCCAACACCGACCCGGACCCCGGGAAGGCCGCCCCCTGGGCGTACGCGAAGAAGAGGCACTGGCAGGACATCGCCCGGCGGCACATCCCGCGCGCCATCGAACGCGGGGTGCGGGTCGCGATGGGAACCGACTGCGGCATCGCCGAGCACGGCACCAACCTGCGGGAACTCGGGTACCTCGTGGACTGCGGCATGACCCCGATGGACGCGCTGCGGGCCGGTACCAGCGAGGCCGCCGAGCTCCTGGGACTCACGCACGAGATCGGCACCCTGGAACCCGGCAAGCGCGCCGACGTCGTGATCGCCCGCGGCAATCCGCTCGAGGACATCGGGTCGCTCGGCGACCCCGGGAACATCCTGCTGGTCATGAAGGACGGCGTGGCGCACAAGGACGTCGAAGGCCTCGCCGCCTGA
- a CDS encoding copper amine oxidase → MENQAIMRTFNSGVRRAFGAASALLLLPALAVGATGGPASATPGTAPATAVRAAPAPNTCGTARPITKTLPSGTKWTMCWRISGTKGLVLEKIAYQPKKEPKPLAVLASAALAQVNVPYDSGTTEYNDLSDIGFGNTAVDIGPSECPGGAISSAYVPQQEKNVKALCVTTAPHGYAYRADDYDAHGNPKKYTAQGSDLVVFSVSQLGWYEYVTQWNFSDDGTITAKVGATGDLSPGDYSGQGTGWPIGKGDHDRATSHYHSVFWRLDFDLDGSSKAKVQQYDTKQAGHGDGSAILKTAMTPVAKELAATSALRRWWRVVSTAGKNSDQHPRSWELVQQHSDHYDAHAYTSKDVYFTQYRACEQLASGNADPACAGRGTSVDKWTNGETLTHPVMWVNVGFHHIPRDEDRTPMPMHWQGFQLAPRDVTAMSPLTPEALAGNNGQGH, encoded by the coding sequence GTGGAGAACCAGGCAATCATGCGCACCTTCAACAGCGGCGTCCGCCGCGCGTTCGGCGCGGCCTCGGCGCTCCTGCTGCTGCCCGCCCTGGCCGTCGGGGCGACCGGCGGCCCCGCGTCAGCCACCCCCGGCACCGCCCCCGCCACGGCGGTCCGGGCGGCCCCCGCCCCGAACACCTGCGGTACCGCCCGGCCGATCACCAAGACGCTGCCCAGCGGCACGAAGTGGACCATGTGCTGGCGTATCAGCGGCACCAAGGGGCTGGTCCTGGAGAAGATCGCCTACCAGCCGAAGAAGGAGCCCAAGCCGCTCGCCGTGCTCGCCTCCGCGGCTCTCGCCCAGGTCAACGTGCCCTACGACTCGGGCACGACGGAGTACAACGACCTGTCCGACATCGGGTTCGGCAACACCGCCGTCGACATCGGCCCCTCGGAGTGCCCCGGCGGCGCCATCAGCTCGGCGTACGTCCCGCAGCAGGAGAAGAACGTCAAGGCGCTGTGCGTCACGACCGCGCCGCACGGCTACGCGTACCGCGCCGACGACTACGACGCGCACGGCAACCCGAAGAAGTACACCGCGCAGGGCAGCGACCTGGTGGTCTTCTCCGTCTCCCAACTCGGCTGGTACGAGTACGTCACCCAGTGGAATTTCTCCGACGACGGCACCATCACCGCCAAGGTCGGCGCCACCGGCGACCTCTCACCGGGTGACTACAGCGGCCAGGGCACCGGCTGGCCGATCGGCAAGGGCGACCACGACCGGGCCACCAGCCACTACCACTCCGTCTTCTGGCGGCTGGACTTCGACCTGGACGGTTCGTCCAAGGCGAAGGTCCAGCAGTACGACACCAAGCAGGCGGGCCACGGCGACGGTTCGGCCATCCTGAAGACCGCCATGACGCCCGTGGCCAAGGAACTGGCCGCCACCTCCGCGCTGCGCCGCTGGTGGCGGGTGGTCTCCACCGCGGGTAAGAACAGCGACCAGCACCCGCGGTCATGGGAACTGGTCCAGCAGCACTCCGACCACTACGACGCGCACGCCTACACCTCGAAGGACGTGTACTTCACCCAGTACCGGGCTTGCGAACAACTGGCCAGCGGCAACGCCGACCCCGCGTGCGCCGGGCGCGGCACCTCCGTCGACAAGTGGACGAACGGCGAGACCCTGACCCACCCGGTCATGTGGGTCAACGTGGGTTTCCACCACATCCCGCGCGACGAGGACCGGACCCCGATGCCGATGCACTGGCAGGGCTTCCAGCTGGCCCCCCGCGATGTCACGGCGATGAGCCCGCTCACCCCGGAGGCGCTCGCCGGGAACAACGGCCAGGGCCACTGA
- a CDS encoding Tat pathway signal sequence domain protein encodes MTEQGEDHRSVESGGARRRTVTKALWGAGIAVAATAAMIAVTVPGGAAARGDRSGSAAASAGQSGSGQDRSGDGAAAAENGAPQGPQTGVGPLTKDEVDRAKSLALRHGVPRDSLTAERTQGAEYLDADLVEPPDSAGAAPRRVEVLFYDYGHDQLVKQTVNLDTATVERTDTATGVQPPPSSDETGQAAGLLIKDPLGKGLRTDFTAATKGQTLTSPDQLRLRGMSFDTDEQSAPAGLGKCGHDRCVRLFTQVKNGPWIDTTDYVVDLSDHTVGRIN; translated from the coding sequence GTGACAGAGCAGGGGGAGGACCACCGTTCGGTGGAGAGCGGCGGGGCGAGGCGCCGTACCGTCACAAAAGCGCTGTGGGGAGCGGGGATAGCCGTCGCGGCCACCGCCGCGATGATCGCCGTCACCGTGCCGGGAGGTGCCGCCGCGCGCGGCGACCGCTCGGGCAGCGCCGCCGCATCAGCGGGGCAGTCGGGCAGCGGCCAGGACCGGAGCGGGGACGGCGCCGCCGCAGCCGAGAACGGAGCACCGCAGGGGCCGCAGACCGGTGTCGGGCCGCTGACGAAGGACGAGGTCGACCGGGCCAAGTCCCTCGCTTTGCGGCACGGAGTACCGCGCGACTCGCTGACGGCCGAGCGGACGCAGGGCGCGGAATATCTGGACGCCGACCTGGTCGAGCCGCCGGACTCCGCGGGCGCCGCGCCGCGCCGCGTCGAGGTGCTGTTCTACGACTACGGGCACGACCAGCTCGTCAAGCAGACGGTCAACCTGGACACGGCGACGGTGGAGCGCACCGACACGGCGACCGGCGTCCAGCCGCCGCCGTCCAGTGACGAGACCGGGCAAGCCGCCGGCCTGCTCATCAAGGACCCGCTCGGCAAGGGCCTGCGCACCGACTTCACCGCGGCGACCAAGGGGCAGACCCTCACGTCGCCCGACCAACTGCGCCTGCGCGGGATGTCGTTCGACACCGACGAGCAGTCGGCGCCCGCCGGCCTCGGCAAATGCGGGCACGACCGCTGCGTGCGGCTGTTCACCCAGGTGAAGAACGGGCCCTGGATCGACACGACCGACTACGTCGTCGACCTCAGCGACCACACCGTCGGCCGGATCAACTGA
- a CDS encoding TetR/AcrR family transcriptional regulator produces the protein MGSRATPPPQVGRRERNKQRVRERLYSSAVELFVAKGYDHTSIDEIAERADVARGTFFNYFQRKEDIIAAWGERRRTALVTGLDAYGAFTPSAVARLQQCMAILVRINQEEPRLTAAMLTAWVKAGRPIFEEPYVAEVFAKIVDSGVDRGELTPCMSPISVGNVLRDVYLGALYRWAHRPSDTLGTSLADELQQVLRLLLEGMTPPAAR, from the coding sequence ATGGGCTCGCGTGCGACGCCGCCGCCGCAGGTCGGCCGCAGGGAACGCAACAAGCAGCGGGTCAGGGAACGCCTCTACTCCTCGGCGGTCGAGCTTTTCGTGGCGAAGGGGTACGACCACACCTCGATCGACGAGATCGCGGAGCGCGCCGACGTGGCGCGGGGGACCTTCTTCAACTACTTCCAGCGCAAGGAAGACATCATCGCGGCCTGGGGCGAGCGCAGGCGCACCGCCCTGGTGACCGGCCTCGACGCGTACGGCGCGTTCACCCCCAGCGCGGTCGCTCGGCTCCAGCAGTGCATGGCGATACTCGTCCGGATCAACCAGGAGGAGCCCCGGCTCACCGCCGCCATGCTGACGGCCTGGGTGAAGGCGGGCCGGCCGATATTCGAGGAGCCCTACGTCGCCGAGGTGTTCGCCAAGATCGTCGACAGCGGTGTGGACCGCGGCGAGCTGACCCCCTGCATGTCCCCGATCAGCGTCGGCAACGTCCTGCGCGACGTCTACCTCGGAGCCCTCTACCGCTGGGCGCACCGGCCGTCCGACACCCTCGGGACCTCACTGGCCGACGAACTCCAGCAGGTCCTGCGGCTGCTCCTCGAAGGCATGACCCCGCCCGCGGCCCGCTGA